The Rhizobium grahamii DNA window CAGGAAGCCGGCCTCTTCGCGGACGAACTCGTCGCCGTGAGGGTTGCGCAGAAAAAAGGCGATCCTGTTGTCGTCGATCGCGACGAGCACCCACGCCCGGGTACGACAGTCGAGCAGCTTTCAAGATTGAAGGGCGTCAACGGCCCCGATCTCAGTGTCACGGCCGGTAATGCATCTGGCGTCAACGATGGAGCCGCCGCTCTCGTCGTTGCAAGCGAATCCGCCGCAAGAGCGCAGGGCCTGGCGCCGAAGGCGCGCATCGTCGCGATGGCGGCAGCTGGCGTCGAACCTCGCATCATGGGTATCGGCCCGGCACCCGCCGCGCGACGCGTGCTGGAGCGCGCCGGTCTTTCAATCGGGCAGATGGATGTGATCGAACTCAACGAGGCATTTGCAGCTCAGGCGCTCGCCGTGCTGCGCGATCTGGACCTCCCCGATGATGCGCCCCATGTCAATCCGAATGGCGGCGCCATCGCGATGGGCCACCCGCTCGGCATGAGTGGCGCCCGCCTGATCACGACGGCAACCTACCAATTGCATCGCCAGGGCGGCCGTTACGCGCTTTGCACAATGTGCATCGGCGTCGGCCAGGGCATTGCAATCATTCTTGAGCGCGTCTGACGCGCGACGGCAAAGGAGACGAAACCATGTATGCACAGATGGTCAAGACCGACAGCGCCCGCGTCAAGACGCTCGACGAGATGGATCCGGTGGAACGTGCCTTCCAGGAGCGCGTCGATGCCGGGCAGAAGATCGAGCCGAAGGAATGGATGCCGGAAGGCTACCGCAAAACCTTGATGCGCCAGATCAGCCAGCACGCGCATTCCGAAATCGTCGGCCAGCTGCCTGAGGGCAATTGGATCACCCGCGCGCCGACGCTCGAGCGCAAGGCCATCCTGCTTGCCAAGGTCCAGGACGAAGCTGGGCATGGCCTCTATCTCTACTGCGCCGCCGAGACACTCGGCATCAGCCGTGACGAAATGTACGAGCAGCTGCACAGCGGCAAGGCGAAGTATTCCTCGATTTTCAACTATCCGACGCTGAGCTGGGCCGACATCGGCGCTGTTGGCTGGCTGGTGGATGGTGCCGCGATCATGAACCAGGTGCCGCTGCAGCGCTGTTCGTACGGGCCCTACGCCCGCGCCATGGTCCGCATCTGCAAGGAAGAGAGCTTCCATCAGCGTCAGGGCTTCGACATCCTGATGAAGATGGTCAAGGGCACGCCGGCTCAGAAGGAAATGGTCCAGGACGCTTTGAACCGCTGGTGGTGGCCGTCGCTGATGATGTTCGGTCCCTCCGACGATGCGTCGGTTCATTCCGCTCAATCCATGTCCTGGAAGATCAAGCAGAACTCGAATGACGAACTGCGCCAGAAGTTCGTGGACCAGACGGTGCCGCAGGCACAATACCTTGGCCTCACGGTTCCCGACCCGGATCTGAAATGGAACGAGGAAAAGGGTGGCTACGATTTCGGCGAACCTGACTGGACGGAGTTCTTCGCGGTCATCGCCGGTAACGGCCCCTGCAATGCCGAACGCCTCGGCGCCAGGCAGAAGGCATGGAACGACGGCGCCTGGTTCCGTGATGGTCTCGTTGCCCACGCCGAAAAGATGAAATCGCGTCGCGCTGCTGCGCGGATCGCAGCCGAGTAAGCCGGGCGCCTCGGCGCTCGCTCCAAGCAGTCGCACTCTTAACAATATGCGATTTCCGGGCCAGGGCCCGTGAGAAGCGCAAGACGGGAGAAATATCCATGTCCAGCGAATGGCCTCTTTGGGAAGTCTTCATCCGCGGTCAGCACGGCCTCAATCACCGGCATGTCGGCAGCCTGCACGCGCCTGATGCCGAAATGGCCGTGAACAACGCCCGCGACGTCTACACTCGCCGGAACGAAGGCGTCAGCATCTGGGTAGTGCGCTCAAGCGACATCACCGCTAGCGCGCCTTCGGACAAGGGGCCCCTCTTCGATCCTTCGAATTCGAAAGTCTATCGCCATCCGACGTTCTTCGACGTTCCAGATGAAGTGGGGCATATGTGATGAGTGCCTCCTCCAACACCGCTGTCAGCCAGACAGCACTTTTCGAGTTTCTGGCCCGCATGGGCGACAATACGCTCATCCTTGGGCATCGCGTTTCTGAATGGTGCGGGCATTCGCCGGCTCTTGAAGAAGACATTGCGCTTTCCAACACCGCGCTCGATCTGATTGGTCAGACACAGCTTTGGCTCGCCCTCGCCGGCGAAGTCGAAGGACGGGGCCGCAGCGCCGACAATCTTGCCTACCTGCGCGACGCCCGCGAGTTCCGCAACGTTCTGCTGGTCGAGCGTCCAAACGGCGATTTTGG harbors:
- the pcaF gene encoding 3-oxoadipyl-CoA thiolase yields the protein MSEAFICDAVRTPIGRYGGALATVRADDLAALPLATLMERNPQVDWSKVDDLIYGCANQAGEDNRNVGRMAVLLSGMPIAVPATTVNRLCGSGMDAVGMAARAIRAGDCDLVIAGGVESMSRAPFVMPKADSAFSRANAIYDTTIGWRFINPKMKAEFGVDSMPQTADNVAADFGVSRADQDAFAARSQARWAAAQEAGLFADELVAVRVAQKKGDPVVVDRDEHPRPGTTVEQLSRLKGVNGPDLSVTAGNASGVNDGAAALVVASESAARAQGLAPKARIVAMAAAGVEPRIMGIGPAPAARRVLERAGLSIGQMDVIELNEAFAAQALAVLRDLDLPDDAPHVNPNGGAIAMGHPLGMSGARLITTATYQLHRQGGRYALCTMCIGVGQGIAIILERV
- the paaA gene encoding 1,2-phenylacetyl-CoA epoxidase subunit PaaA gives rise to the protein MYAQMVKTDSARVKTLDEMDPVERAFQERVDAGQKIEPKEWMPEGYRKTLMRQISQHAHSEIVGQLPEGNWITRAPTLERKAILLAKVQDEAGHGLYLYCAAETLGISRDEMYEQLHSGKAKYSSIFNYPTLSWADIGAVGWLVDGAAIMNQVPLQRCSYGPYARAMVRICKEESFHQRQGFDILMKMVKGTPAQKEMVQDALNRWWWPSLMMFGPSDDASVHSAQSMSWKIKQNSNDELRQKFVDQTVPQAQYLGLTVPDPDLKWNEEKGGYDFGEPDWTEFFAVIAGNGPCNAERLGARQKAWNDGAWFRDGLVAHAEKMKSRRAAARIAAE
- the paaB gene encoding 1,2-phenylacetyl-CoA epoxidase subunit PaaB, whose product is MSSEWPLWEVFIRGQHGLNHRHVGSLHAPDAEMAVNNARDVYTRRNEGVSIWVVRSSDITASAPSDKGPLFDPSNSKVYRHPTFFDVPDEVGHM